A section of the Felis catus isolate Fca126 chromosome B2, F.catus_Fca126_mat1.0, whole genome shotgun sequence genome encodes:
- the ZNF292 gene encoding zinc finger protein 292 isoform X3, with product MICNLESEGDEKSALVLCTAFLSRQLQQGDMYCAWELTLFWSKLQQRVEPSIQVYLERCRQLSLLTKTVYHIFFLIKVINSETEGAGLATCIELCVKALRLESTENTEVKISICKTISCLLPDDLEVKRACQLSEFLLEPTVDAYYAVEMLYNQPDQKYDEENLPIPNSLRCELLLVLKTQWPFDPEFWDWKTLKRQCLALMGEEASIVSSIDELNDSEVYEKAVDYQEEIKETSMNGLSGGVGANSGLLKDICDEKQKKREIKQLRERGFISARFRNWQAYMQYCVLCDKEFLGHRIVRHAQKHYKDGIYSCPICAKNFNSKETFVPHVTLHVKQSSKERLAAMKPLRRLGRPPKITTTNENQKTNAVTKQEQRPIKKNSLYSTDFIVFNDNDGSDDENDDKDKSYEPEVIPVQKPVPVNEFNCPVTFCKKGFKYFKNLIAHVKGHKDNEDAKRFLEMQSKKVICQYCRRHFVSVTHLNDHLQMHCGSKPYICIQMKCKAGFNSYAELLTHRKEHQVFRAKCMFPKCGRIFSEAYLLYDHEAQHYNTYTCKFTGCGKVYRSQSELEKHLDDHSTPEKVLPPEDQLNSSGDCVQPSKVNQNTEVSIEKERSMLPSENNIENALPAERSDAWDKSKTESAVTKQDQISASELRQADGQLSNGLENPVTTPLLQASEVAVSIKVSLNQGIEDNFGKQENSTVEGTGESLVTNLHTPVEDTCNDLCRPGFQERKEQDCFNEAQITQNPLVNSETLKIGDLTPQNLERQVNNLMTFSVQNQAGFQNSLPASKFECGGNVKTSSSLYNLPLKTLESITFVPSQPNPSSSLGTPSVPPKAPGQKFSCQVEGCTRTYNSSQSIGKHMKTAHPDQYAAFKMQRKSKKGQKSNNLNTPNNGKFVYFLPSQVSSSNNAFFTPQTKANGNPTCSNQLQHVSPSIFPAHLASVSAPLLPSVESVINPNIPSQDKNEQGGGIICSQMENLSTTALPAQMEDLTKTVLPLNIDSGSDPFLPLPAESSSMSLFPSPADNGANSVFSQLENNTNHFSSQIEGNTNSSFLKGGNGENAVFPSQVNVANDFNSTSAQQSAPEKVKKDRGRGPNGKERKPKHNKRAKWPAIIRDGKFICSRCYRAFTNPRSLGGHLSKRSYCKPLDGAEIAQELLQNNGQPSLLASMILSTNAVNLQQPQQSTFNPEACFKDPSFLQLLAAENRSSTFLPNTFPRTGVTSFSTSVSQEGSEIIKQALETAGIPSTFEGAEMLSHVPAGCVSDAAQVNATVMPNPAVPPLLQTVCHPNALLTNQNRTPNSKTSSIEECSSLPVFPTNDLLLKTVENGLCSSSFPNSSGPSQNFTSNSSRVSVISGPQNTRSSHLNKKGNSASKRRKKVAPPLIAPNASQNLVTSDLTAMGLIAKSIEIPTTNLHSNVIPNCEPQGLVENLAQKLNNVDNQLFITDVKENFKTNLESHTVLAPLTLKTENGDSQMMALNSCTTSINSDLQISEDNVIQNFEKTLEIIKSAMNSQILEVKSGSQGVGETSQNAQINYNIQLPSVNTVQNSKLPDSSQFSSFIGVLPAKSNIPQSEVLHKEDQIQEILEGLQKLKLENDLSTPASQCVLINTSVTLTPTPIKPIPNVTVVQPVSEMISNIQFSDKVNKPFVCQNQGCNYSAMTKDALFKHYGKIHQYTPEMILEIKKNQLKFAPFKCVVPTCTKTFTRNSNLRAHCQLVHHFTTEEMVKLKIKRPYGRKSQSENLSAPRIAQVKRQLTMTEENKREFQPALELGAMKENALSNTAVIPEKQLVEKKSPEKTESSLQVITVTSEQCNTNSLTNIQTKGRKIRRHKKEKEEKKRKKPVSHSHEFPTRYSPYRPYRCVHQGCFAAFTIQQNLILHYQAVHKSDLPAFSAEIEEESEAGKESEEIETKQTVKEFRCQVSDCSRIFQAITGLIQHYMKLHEMTPEEIESMTASVDVGKFPCDQLECKSSFTTYLNYVVHLEADHGIGIKGNKTEEDGIYKCDCEGCDRIYATRSNLLRHIFNKHNDKHKAHLIRPRRLTPGQENISSKANQEKTKSKHRGTKHRSGKEGIKMPKTKRKKKNNLENKTAKIVQIEENKPYSLKRGKHVYSIKARNDALSECTSRFVTQYPCMIKGCTSVVTSESNIIRHYKCHKLSKAFTSQHRNLLIVFKRCCSSQLKETSEQEVDKSDVKNSDTCVPESSDNSRTATVPQRETEKNEKDEMDELTELFITKLINEDNASVETQAHTSSNVSNNFQESNPCQSEKQKTSNLKRVNKEKNVSQNKKRKVEKAEPTSAVELSSTHKEEETAVAIQTTEEHPASFDWSSFKPMGFEVSFLKFLEESAVKQKKNSDKDHPNSGNKKGSHSNSRKNIDKTAVTSGNHVCSCKESETFVQFANPSQLQCSDNVKIVLDKTLKDCTELVLKQLQEMKPTVSLKKLEVHSNDPDVSVMKEISLGKATGRGQY from the exons ATGATCTGTAACTTAGAATCTGAGGGTGATGAAAAAAGTGCTCTTGTCTTATGTACTGCATTTCTATCACGTCAGCTCCAACAAGGAGATATGTACTGTGCTTG ggaACTCACTCTCTTTTGGAGTAAATTACAGCAAAGAGTAGAACCATCTATACAAGTGTACCTAGAAAGATGTCGTCAGCTTTCTCTGTTAACCAAGACggtatatcacattttcttcctgATTAAAGTTATTAATTCTGAG ACTGAAGGGGCTGGACTTGCCACCTGTATAGAACTATGTGTAAAAGCCCTTCGTTTGGAATCTACAGAAAATACTGAAGTGAAAATATCTATTTGCAAGACCATTTCCTGCTTGTTGCCTGATGATCTGGAAGTTAAACGTGCTTGTCAACTGAGTGAATTTCTTCTTGAGCCTACAGTAGATGCATATTATGCTGTGGAAATGTTGTATAACCAGCCAGATCAGAAATATGATGAAGAAAATCTTCCAATACCAAATTCTCTACGCTGTGAGCTCTTACTGGTATTGAAAACTCAGTGGCCCTTTGATCCAGAATTCTGGGATTGGAAAACCTTAAAACGACAATGTCTTGCATTAATGGGGGAAGAAGCATCCATTGTGTCTTCAATAGATGAACTAAACGACAGTGAAGTTTATGAGAAAGCAGTAGACTACcaggaagagataaaagaaacTTCTATGAATGGACTTTCTGGTGGAGTTGGTGCTAATTCTGGCCTTCTCAAAGACATCTGTGATGaaaagcagaagaagagagagataaaacaaTTAAGAGAGAGAGGATTTATATCTGCTAGGTTTAGGAATTGGCAAGCCTACATGCAGTATTGTGTGTTGTGTGACAAAGAATTCCTTGGTCATAGAATAGTACGACATGCTCAAAAACATTACAAAGATGGGATTTACAGTTGCCCTATATGTGCAAAGAACTTCAATTCTAAAGAAACTTTTGTCCCTCATGTCACATTGCATGTTAAACAATCTAGTAAAGAGAGACTAGCAGCTATGAAACCATTAAGAAGATTGGGGAGGCCACCTAAGATCACAACTACCAATGAGAATCAAAAGACTAATGCTGTGACCAAGCAGGAACAGCGGCCTATAAAAAAGAATAGTCTCTATTCAACAGATTTCATAGTATTTAATGACAATGATGGTTCAGATGATGAGAATGATGACAAAGATAAATCTTACGAGCCAGAAGTGATCCCAGTCCAGAAACCAGTACCTGTTAATGAATTTAATTGCCCTGTAACTTTTTGTAAAAAGGGctttaagtactttaaaaatttaatcgcTCATGTAAAGGGACATAAGGATAATGAAGATGCCAAGCGCTTTCttgaaatgcaaagcaaaaaagTTATTTGCCAATACTGTAGACGGCATTTTGTAAGTGTTACTCATCTTAATGATCACCTACAAATGCACTGTGGCAGTAAACCATATATCTGTATACAGATGAAATGTAAGGCTGGTTTTAATAGTTATGCAGAGCTCTTAACACACCGAAAGGAACATCAAGTCTTTAGAGCGAAATGTATGTTTCCTAAATGCGGCAGAATTTTTTCAGAAGCTTACTTACTATATGATCATGAAGCACAGCATTATAATACCTATACTTGTAAGTTCACAGGTTGCGGTAAAGTTTATCGTTCTCAGAGTGAGCTAGAAAAGCATCTGGATGATCACAGTACTCCTGAAAAAGTGCTGCCTCCTGAAGACCAACTTAATTCATCTGGAGATTGTGTTCAGCCTTCTAAAGTGAATCAGAACACAGAAGTGAGCATTGAGAAAGAGAGGTCTATGCTTCCTTCAGAAAATAACATTGAAAACGCCTTACCAGCAGAGAGAAGTGATGCTTGggataaaagcaaaacagaatcaGCTGTGACCAAACAAGACCAGATTTCTGCATCAGAGCTCAGGCAAGCTGATGGACAATTGTCAAATGGTTTGGAAAACCCAGTGACGACTCCTCTGCTTCAGGCCAGTGAAGTGGCTGTGTCCATTAAAGTGTCCCTCAATCAGGGGATCGAGGATAACTTTGGAAAGCAAGAAAACTCAACTGTGGAAGGCACTGGTGAATCATTGGTCACAAACTTACATACACCGGTTGAAGATACTTGTAATGATTTGTGTCGTCCAggttttcaagaaagaaaagaacaggattGCTTTAATGAAGCCCAGATAACTCAGAATCCTTTAGTAAATTCAGAAACCCTTAAAATAGGTGACCTTACCCCACAAAACTTAGAAAGGCAAGTGAACAACCTGATGACCTTTTCTGTGCAAAACCAGGCAGGATTTCAAAACAGTTTACCAGCTTCTAAGTTTGAATGTGGAGGTAATGTTAAAACATCATCCAGTCTTTATAATTTACCTCTTAAGACATTGGAAAGTATCACATTTGTTCCATCACAGCCCAACCCAAGTAGTTCTTTAGGAACTCCATCAGTGCCTCCAAAAGCGCCAGGTCAGAAATTCAGTTGCCAGGTTGAGGGATGTACTCGAACCTATAATTCTTCACAGAGTATTGGGAAACACATGAAGACAGCACACCCTGACCAGTATGCGGCATTTAAAATGCAGCGCAAAAGTAAAAAAGGTCAAAAATCGAACAACTTAAATACACCAAATAATggcaagtttgtttattttttgccatcACAGGTGAGCAGCTCTAACAATGCATTTTTTACACCACAGACCAAAGCCAATGGGAATCCTACTTGTTCAAATCAGTTGCAGCATGTCTCGCCTTCCATTTTTCCAGCTCATTTAGCAAGTGTGTCAGCTCCACTGTTGCCCTCAGTGGAAAGTGTCATAAATCCAAATATACCTTCTCAGGATAAAAATGAACAAGGTGGTGGTATTATATGTTCCCAAATGGAAAATTTATCTACTACTGCCTTGCCAGCACAAATGGAAGATCTAACCAAAACAGTTTTGCCTTTGAATATTGACAGTGGCTCGGATCCTTTCCTTCCTTTACCTGCAGAAAGTAGTTCAATGTCTCTTTTCCCTTCACCAGCAGATAATGGGGCTAATTCTGTTTTTTCCCAGCTGGAAAATAATACAAATCATTTTTCCTCGCAGATTGAAGGAAACACCAATTCCTCCTTTCTAAAGGGAGGCAATGGTGAAAATGCAGTTTTTCCTTCACAAGTCAATGTTGCAAATGACTTTAATAGCACCAGTGCCCAACAGTCTGcccctgaaaaagttaaaaaagaccGTGGGCGGGGCCcaaatgggaaggaaagaaaacccaaGCACAACAAAAGGGCCAAATGGCCTGCAATTATCAGAGATGGGAAATTTATCTGTAGCAGGTGTTACAGGGCTTTTACTAATCCCAGGTCTCTGGGTGGACACTTGTCTAAGCGATCTTACTGTAAACCACTGGATGGAGCAGAAATTGCTCAAGAACTTCTACAGAATAATGGGCAGCCTTCTCTTCTTGCCAGCATGATTCTCTCCACAAATGCAGTAAATTTGCAGCAGCCTCAACAGTCTACCTTCAACCCAGAAGCGTGTTTTAAAGATCCATCATTCCTGCAACTTCTTGCTGCTGAAAATCGCTCATCAACATTTTTACCAAATACATTTCCCCGGACTGGTGTGACTAGCTTTAGTACCAGTGTTAGTCAAGAAGGAAGTGAAATTATTAAACAGGCTTTGGAAACTGCTGGCATTCCCAGTACGTTTGAGGGTGCTGAAATGCTTTCTCATGTTCCAGCAGGTTGTGTTTCAGATGCAGCACAAGTAAATGCAACAGTGATGCCAAACCCAGCTGTGCCACCCCTGTTGCAGACTGTATGCCACCCAAACGCCCTGCTGACAAACCAGAATAGGACACCAAACTCCAAAACTTCCTCCATTGAGGAATGCAGCAGTTTACCTGTTTTCCCAACAAATGACTTACTACTGAAGACTGTTGAAAATGGTTTGTGTTCTAGTTCATTCCCTAATTCTAGTGGGCCATCACAAAATTTTACCAGTAACAGTTCACGTGTTTCAGTTATAAGTGGTCCTCAGAACACAAGGTCTagtcatttaaataaaaagggaaacagTGCTtcgaagagaagaaagaaagttgCCCCTCCCCTAATTGCACCCAATGCTTCCCAAAACTTGGTAACAAGTGACTTGACAGCAATGGGACTTATAGCAAAGAGTATTGAGATACCAACCACTAACCTCCATTCAAATGTAATTCCAAATTGTGAGCCTCAGGGTTTGGTGGAAAACCTAgcacagaaattaaataatgttGACAATCAGTTATTTATTACTGAtgtgaaagaaaactttaaaaccaaTCTTGAGTCCCATACGGTGTTAGCTCCTTtaacattaaaaactgaaaatgggGATTCCCAAATGATGGCTTTGAATTCATGCACAACTTCAATAAATTCTGATTTGCAGATTTCTGAAGACAATGTTATACAAAACTTTGAAAAGACTCTTGAAATTATTAAAAGTGCTATGAATTCTCAAATACTAGAGGTAAAAAGTGGATCTCAGGGTGTTGGTGAAACATCACAGAATGCTCAAATAAATTATAACATTCAGCTTCCTTCAGTAAACACTGTACAAAATAGCAAGTTACCTGATTCTTCTCAGTTTTCCTCCTTCATAGGTGTATTGCCAGCAAAAAGTAACATTCCTCAGTCTGAAGTATTACATAAGGAGGATCAAATACAGGAAATTTTAGAAGgcttacagaaattaaaattagaaaatgaccTGTCCACTCCAGCATCTCAGTGTGTACTAATAAATACATCAGTGACACTGACTCCCACTCCCATTAAACCAATCCCAAATGTCACAGTGGTTCAGCCAGTTTCTGAAATGATAAGCAACATTCAGTTTAGTGACAAAGTTAATAAACCCTTTGTGTGTCAAAACCAAGGGTGTAATTATAGCGCTATGACAAAGGATGCTTTATTTAAGCACTATGGTAAGATTCATCAATACACTCCAGAGATGATTCTTGAAATTAAGAAGAATCAGTTGAAATTTGCTCCATTTAAATGTGTAGTGCCTACCTGCACAAAAACATTTACAAGAAATTCTAATCTCCGAGCACACTGCCAGTTGGTCCATCATTTTACAACAGAAGAAAtggtaaagttaaaaataaaaaggccttATGGAAGAAAATCTCAGAGTGAAAATTTGTCAGCTCCACGAATTGCACAAGTAAAAAGACAGCTAACTAtgacagaggaaaataaaagggagTTCCAGCCTGCTTTAGAATTGGGAGCAATGAAGGAAAATGCCCTCAGTAATACAGCAGTGATCCCAGAAAAACaacttgtagaaaaaaaaagtcctgaaaaaACAGAAAGTTCTTTGCAAGTGATTACAGTTACTTCAGAACAATGTAATACAAATTCTCTCACAAACATACAAACCAAAGGGCGGAAAATTAggagacataaaaaagaaaaggaggagaaaaaacgCAAGAAGCCAGTTTCCCACTCCCATGAGTTTCCAACAAGATACAGTCCCTACAGACCTTATCGATGTGTTCACCAAGGTTGCTTTGCCGCTTTCACTATACAGCAAAACTTAATTCTGCATTACCAGGCTGTCCACAAATCAGATCTACCTGCATTTTCTGCAGAGATTGAAGAGGAAAGTGAAGCTGGTAAAGAAAGTGAAGAGATTGAAACTAAACAAACTGTGAAAGAATTTCGATGTCAGGTGAGTGACTGTTCTCGAATCTTCCAAGCAATTACTGGCCTGATCCAGCACTACATGAAACTTCATGAAATGACTCCTGAGGAAATTGAAAGTATGACTGCTTCTGTGGATGTTGGGAAATTTCCATGTGACCAGTTAGAGTGTAAATCTTCATTTACTACATATTTGAACTATGTTGTTCATCTTGAGGCAGATCATGGAATTGggataaagggaaataaaactgaagaagaTGGCATATACAAGTGTGACTGTGAAGGCTGTGACCGTATATATGCAACTCGGTCAAATCTCCTCCGacacatttttaataagcataatGACAAACATAAAGCTCATTTGATTCGGCCAAGAAGATTAACACCTGGTCAGGAAAATATATCAAGcaaggcaaaccaagaaaagacaaagtctaaacatcggggtacaaaaCACAGAtctggaaaggaaggaataaaaatgcCTAAGACTaaacgaaagaaaaaaaataatttagaaaataagactGCAAAAATTGTGCagattgaagaaaataaaccttATTCTCTGAAACGTGGAAAGCATGTATATTCTATAAAGGCTAGGAACGATGCCTTGTCTGAGTGTACAAGCAGATTTGTAACCCAGTATCCATGTATGATAAAGGGGTGTACATCAGTTGTTACAAGTGAAAGCAATATAATTAGACATTATAAATGCCATAAATTATCAAAGGCATTTACATCACAACACCGTAATCTTCTCATTGTCTTCAAACGGTGTTGCAGCTCACAATTAAAGGAAACTTCTGAGCAAGAAGTTGATAAGAGTGATGTgaaaaattctgacacatgtgtACCAGAGAGCAGTGATAACTCCAGAACAGCTACAGTTCCACAGagggaaactgaaaaaaatgagaaagacgAAATGGATGAGCTAACAgaattatttattacaaaattaataaacgaAGACAATGCAAGTGTGGAGACCCAAGCTCATACCTCTTCAAATGTAAGTAATAATTTTCAGGAAAGTAACCCCTGCcagtcagaaaaacaaaaaacaagtaatttgAAGAgagttaataaagaaaaaaatgtctcccaaaataaaaagaggaaagttGAAAAAGCTGAACCAACATCGGCAGTTGAGTTAAGTAGCACacataaagaagaagaaactgcTGTTGCAATTCAGACTACGGAGGAGCATCCTGCATCTTTTGACTGGAGCTCGTTTAAACCAATGGGATTTGAAGTATCATTTCTGAAGTTTCTTGAAGAGTCTGcagtgaagcagaagaaaaattctGACAAAGACCATCCAAATAGTGGAAATAAGAAAGGGTCCCAttcaaattcaagaaaaaatattgacAAGACTGCTGTGACTAGTGGAAATCATGTATGTTCTTGTAAAGAAAGTGAAACCTTTGTACAGTTTGCCAATCCATCCCAGCTTCAGTGCAGTGATAatgtaaaaattgttttagacAAGACTCTTAAAGATTGCACTGAACTTGTGTTAAAACAGCTTCAGGAAATGAAACCTACCGTCAGTCTGAAAAAACTTGAAGTACATTCAAATGATCCAGATGTGTCTGTTATGAAAGAAATTAGTTTGGGTAAAGCAACAGGGAGAGGGCAGTACTGA